A window of the Terriglobia bacterium genome harbors these coding sequences:
- a CDS encoding 4Fe-4S dicluster domain-containing protein has translation MSKHQYAMVMDLNKCLGCQTCTIACKKLWTDRDGTGYMYWNNVETRPGLGYPRQWDRIGGGWKDGQLQPSPLPTMDDYGHAWEYDYEQRLFEGQRKPVMPSPAPESGVNWDEDVGGMNADENYFFYLPRICNHCTYPACLEACPRKAIYKREEDGIVVIDQDRCQGFRYCIKACPYKKIYFNEVTGKSEKCIFCYPRLEKGEVNACAAQCPGRLRFVGLLDDPESPVHKLVLVHKIALPLFPEKGTQPNVFYVPPFNPPKREDYGKSILDDPRLPLDHLVYLFGEEVKNIIIRLEAELTLAQRGGRSELLQLLIGRDAETRYRIRPQLVQIQL, from the coding sequence ATGTCGAAACATCAATACGCGATGGTGATGGACCTGAACAAGTGCCTGGGCTGCCAGACTTGCACCATCGCCTGCAAGAAGCTCTGGACCGACCGGGACGGCACCGGGTACATGTACTGGAACAACGTGGAGACGCGTCCCGGGCTCGGCTATCCCCGCCAGTGGGACCGCATCGGCGGCGGATGGAAAGATGGTCAACTCCAGCCTAGCCCTCTTCCCACCATGGATGACTACGGCCACGCATGGGAATACGACTACGAGCAGCGGCTCTTCGAAGGCCAGCGCAAGCCAGTTATGCCTTCCCCGGCCCCCGAGTCCGGCGTGAACTGGGATGAAGACGTGGGCGGGATGAACGCCGATGAGAATTATTTCTTTTATCTTCCGCGGATCTGCAACCACTGCACTTATCCAGCGTGCCTTGAGGCGTGCCCTCGCAAGGCCATCTACAAGCGCGAAGAAGACGGGATCGTGGTCATCGACCAGGATCGCTGCCAGGGCTTCCGTTACTGCATCAAGGCGTGCCCGTACAAGAAGATCTATTTCAACGAGGTCACGGGCAAATCGGAGAAATGCATCTTCTGTTATCCCCGGCTGGAGAAGGGCGAGGTCAATGCCTGTGCCGCGCAATGTCCGGGGCGGCTGCGGTTCGTCGGCTTGCTCGACGATCCCGAATCGCCCGTCCACAAGCTCGTCCTCGTGCACAAGATCGCCTTGCCGCTCTTTCCTGAGAAGGGCACGCAGCCTAACGTCTTCTACGTGCCGCCATTCAACCCTCCCAAGCGGGAGGATTATGGCAAGAGCATCCTCGATGATCCGCGCCTGCCGCTCGATCACCTGGTGTACTTGTTCGGAGAAGAGGTGAAGAACATCATCATCCGCCTGGAAGCCGAGTTGACGTTGGCCCAGAGGGGAGGCCGAAGCGAATTGTTGCAGCTCCTGATCGGCCGTGACGCCGAGACCCGTTACCGCATCCGGCCACAACTCGTGCAGATCCAGCTCTAG
- a CDS encoding molybdopterin-dependent oxidoreductase: protein MSDKRKPTKPFTRRSFIQTAAMTAATLGLPGCSRKEKPILSTLTGDFDPLRSYPYRGWEDFYRKIWTWDKVVRSTHSANCTGSCSWKVYVRNGVMVREEQASDYPRINADLPDYNPRGCQKGGCFTEYVYSPQRLRYPLIRTGERGEGKWRRANWDEALTLVAEKLLDNVYNFGPDTNTFFSVIPAMSPVSFCAGSRLAHYIGGVFLSFYDWYCDLPPGEPLTWGVQTEACECADWFNSKYIVLWGSNISQTRIPDAHFAYEARYNGAKIVCISPDFNSSAIHADFYLRINPGTDGILALGVAKHLIDHDLIDKPYVKEQTDMPLLVLTGKKRFLRESDLKNGGKEDIFYYWDTKQQRAVAVSGSMGSAEKTIQLSGVDPALTGTYQVRLADGTMAEVTTVFELLKQELSAYTPKKVAERTGLPAREIELFAQELGTRKPAMIIHGAGTNHWFHNDLINRSFILLVALTGNTGKNGGGFNHYVGQERIWPEHGFFQLAFPEGRKKQRFQNTTLWSYVHSTSKDPHLYNGKSIDWYIQESVKNGWMPLWPKNGRKPRAFIVWRANYLNQAKGNEILESSLWKDLDLIVDINYRMDTTALYSDVVLPAASYYEKVDINSTDCHSYIHPFGKACEPLFESKTDWDIFRALAKKMAEVAAKKGLKPFHDDVFDWNRDFTKLEHDWTGKGAIQSDEQAVNFILANAVETKGMTYQQLQEKPLRFVATDPESWTSDIEDGIAYTPFKHQLEKKRPWRTLTGRQQFYIDHPWYIELGETLPTFKEPVPEKYPLYWNTPHGRWSIHSTWRDHRAMLRLQRGGPIVYMHPDDARKRGLRDNDWVRIHNDVGQCVCRLQILPGEKPGRVTMYHGWEKYLGFKQGGWQSLTYIKIKPTQLIGKYGHVNFRLNYWGPTGNNRDIKVEVEKAKV from the coding sequence ATGAGCGACAAGCGCAAGCCGACCAAGCCCTTCACCAGGCGGAGCTTCATCCAGACCGCGGCCATGACCGCGGCGACTCTGGGGTTGCCGGGCTGTTCGCGCAAGGAAAAGCCCATCCTGTCTACCTTGACCGGCGACTTCGATCCGCTTCGCAGCTATCCCTATCGGGGCTGGGAGGATTTCTACCGCAAGATCTGGACCTGGGACAAAGTAGTCCGCTCCACCCACTCTGCTAATTGCACCGGATCGTGCTCGTGGAAGGTCTACGTCCGCAATGGCGTCATGGTCCGGGAGGAGCAGGCCTCGGATTATCCGCGCATCAACGCGGATCTGCCCGACTACAACCCGCGCGGCTGCCAGAAGGGCGGATGTTTCACCGAATACGTTTACAGCCCGCAGCGTTTGCGGTATCCGCTGATCCGTACCGGCGAGCGCGGCGAGGGCAAGTGGCGCCGCGCCAATTGGGACGAAGCCCTCACGCTCGTGGCAGAGAAGCTGCTGGACAACGTCTATAACTTTGGTCCGGACACCAACACATTCTTCAGCGTCATCCCGGCCATGAGCCCCGTGAGTTTCTGTGCTGGATCGCGCCTGGCGCACTACATCGGCGGCGTTTTCCTCTCGTTCTATGACTGGTACTGCGACCTGCCGCCAGGGGAGCCGCTCACCTGGGGCGTGCAGACCGAGGCCTGCGAGTGCGCCGACTGGTTCAATTCCAAGTACATCGTGCTCTGGGGGTCAAATATCTCCCAGACTCGCATCCCGGACGCGCACTTCGCCTATGAGGCCCGCTACAACGGTGCCAAGATCGTCTGCATCTCGCCGGATTTCAACTCCAGCGCCATCCACGCCGACTTCTATCTCCGGATCAACCCCGGGACCGACGGAATTCTCGCGCTCGGCGTAGCGAAGCACCTCATCGACCACGACCTCATCGATAAGCCTTATGTGAAGGAACAGACCGACATGCCGCTGCTGGTGCTCACCGGGAAGAAGAGATTCCTGCGCGAGTCCGACCTCAAGAACGGCGGCAAGGAAGACATCTTCTATTATTGGGACACGAAGCAGCAGCGCGCGGTGGCAGTTTCCGGCAGCATGGGGTCCGCCGAAAAGACCATCCAGCTCAGCGGTGTCGATCCGGCCCTGACCGGCACGTACCAGGTGCGGCTCGCGGACGGAACGATGGCGGAAGTCACGACCGTCTTCGAATTGCTCAAGCAGGAGCTCTCCGCCTACACCCCGAAGAAAGTTGCCGAACGGACCGGCCTCCCTGCCCGCGAGATCGAACTCTTCGCCCAGGAACTGGGGACGCGGAAACCTGCGATGATCATCCACGGCGCCGGGACCAATCACTGGTTCCACAACGACCTCATCAACCGTTCGTTCATCCTCCTGGTAGCGCTCACCGGAAACACAGGCAAGAACGGCGGCGGGTTCAACCACTACGTCGGCCAGGAACGTATATGGCCGGAGCACGGATTCTTCCAGCTTGCATTCCCCGAGGGACGCAAGAAACAGCGATTCCAGAACACGACGCTGTGGAGCTACGTCCACTCCACCAGCAAGGACCCGCACCTGTACAACGGAAAGTCCATCGACTGGTACATCCAGGAATCGGTAAAGAACGGCTGGATGCCGCTGTGGCCCAAGAACGGCCGAAAGCCACGCGCGTTCATCGTGTGGCGCGCCAACTACCTGAACCAGGCCAAAGGCAACGAGATCCTCGAGTCGTCGCTCTGGAAAGATCTCGACCTGATCGTCGACATCAATTACCGCATGGACACCACGGCGCTTTATTCCGACGTGGTCCTGCCGGCCGCCAGCTACTACGAGAAGGTGGACATCAACTCCACCGACTGTCACAGCTACATCCATCCTTTCGGCAAGGCCTGTGAGCCTCTTTTCGAAAGCAAGACCGATTGGGACATCTTCCGCGCGCTGGCGAAGAAAATGGCCGAGGTCGCCGCCAAGAAAGGGCTAAAGCCATTCCACGACGATGTCTTCGACTGGAACCGGGACTTCACCAAACTGGAGCACGATTGGACCGGCAAGGGCGCAATCCAATCCGACGAGCAGGCGGTGAACTTCATCCTGGCAAACGCGGTCGAGACCAAGGGCATGACCTACCAGCAGTTGCAGGAGAAGCCGCTGCGCTTCGTGGCCACCGATCCGGAGTCGTGGACCAGCGATATCGAGGACGGCATCGCCTACACGCCCTTCAAACACCAGTTGGAGAAGAAGCGTCCCTGGCGCACGCTGACCGGCCGGCAGCAGTTCTACATCGATCATCCGTGGTACATCGAGCTGGGCGAGACCCTGCCGACTTTCAAGGAACCTGTTCCGGAGAAATACCCGCTGTACTGGAACACGCCGCACGGGCGCTGGTCGATCCATTCCACCTGGCGGGACCACCGCGCCATGCTGCGGTTGCAGCGGGGCGGTCCCATCGTCTACATGCATCCCGACGACGCCCGCAAGCGCGGCTTGAGAGACAACGACTGGGTCCGCATCCACAACGACGTCGGGCAATGCGTCTGCCGGCTACAGATCCTCCCCGGTGAAAAGCCGGGACGGGTCACCATGTATCACGGATGGGAGAAATACCTCGGCTTCAAGCAAGGCGGCTGGCAATCCCTCACCTACATCAAGATCAAGCCCACTCAACTCATCGGCAAGTACGGTCACGTCAATTTCCGCCTGAACTACTGGGGCCCGACGGGGAATAACCGCGACATCAAGGTAGAAGTCGAGAAGGCCAAGGTCTGA
- a CDS encoding c-type cytochrome, translated as MKDPSRIYRWILLLASLVTIGYLAGAAIHENYLAQWKGVQRQYREILQQKATDARGRELLAKFRMEMKQVSVPALGAVDRCVSCHNGIDDPRMTDVPLPHRVHPGHILDKHPVDRFGCTVCHHGQGAAMTFDEAKAEDVYWDYPLLSPDMTEATCVTCHDAQKLPAEQIPLLVAGMKLYQQKSCGSCHKLGGRGGVLGPVLDNEGAKTRHQLIMTNLKPPHTTWNWQFAHFRDPGAVVPDSLMRNPTVTRREALALTVYMLSQWKRDVPESYLAPDKIEQKYRALHPTPLTGEQVYQQYCAACHGNGAYSRWDKKFNRFVPAVRGASLAATASRDYLQANIEQGRPGTQMPAWGPHAGGLLPDEISAVIEYLRNGIPASPPVATLTARGDAQRGHPLFLKNCAGCHGPGGRGGIAPEIGNPVFQQSASDEFIIWTIRNGRVGTAMPAFQRSDAPALSDQDIADVVAHLRGLSAIKEQKMARSGPSTAPSGGRP; from the coding sequence ATGAAAGATCCTTCGCGGATTTATCGCTGGATCCTGCTGCTGGCGAGCCTGGTGACGATCGGGTACCTGGCAGGCGCCGCCATCCACGAGAACTATCTGGCCCAGTGGAAGGGCGTGCAGCGCCAGTATCGCGAGATCCTCCAACAGAAAGCGACGGACGCCCGCGGCCGCGAGTTGCTGGCGAAGTTCCGCATGGAGATGAAGCAAGTCAGCGTGCCGGCGCTGGGGGCGGTGGATCGCTGCGTCAGTTGCCACAATGGCATCGACGACCCGCGCATGACGGACGTGCCGCTGCCGCACCGCGTGCATCCTGGCCACATCCTCGACAAGCATCCGGTGGACCGCTTCGGCTGCACCGTCTGCCACCACGGCCAGGGGGCGGCGATGACTTTCGATGAGGCCAAGGCGGAGGACGTCTACTGGGATTACCCGCTGCTGTCCCCGGACATGACGGAAGCAACATGCGTCACCTGCCACGACGCGCAGAAACTGCCTGCGGAGCAGATCCCGCTCCTGGTTGCGGGCATGAAGCTTTACCAGCAGAAGAGCTGCGGCTCCTGCCACAAGCTGGGAGGGCGCGGCGGGGTGCTGGGCCCGGTGCTCGACAACGAAGGCGCGAAGACGCGCCATCAGCTCATCATGACCAACCTCAAGCCGCCGCACACCACGTGGAACTGGCAGTTCGCCCACTTCCGCGATCCAGGAGCGGTGGTGCCCGACAGCCTGATGCGCAATCCCACCGTGACGCGGCGGGAGGCCCTCGCTCTCACCGTGTACATGCTTTCCCAGTGGAAGCGGGACGTCCCCGAAAGCTACCTGGCGCCCGACAAGATCGAGCAGAAGTACCGCGCTCTGCATCCCACGCCGCTCACGGGCGAGCAGGTCTACCAGCAATACTGTGCGGCCTGCCATGGCAATGGCGCATACAGCCGCTGGGACAAGAAGTTCAATCGCTTCGTCCCGGCCGTCCGAGGTGCATCTCTTGCCGCAACCGCCAGCCGCGATTACTTGCAGGCGAACATCGAGCAGGGACGTCCGGGAACGCAGATGCCGGCCTGGGGACCGCACGCCGGTGGGTTGCTGCCGGATGAGATCAGCGCTGTGATCGAGTACCTGCGCAATGGCATTCCGGCTTCCCCGCCCGTCGCAACCCTCACGGCTCGCGGAGATGCCCAACGCGGGCACCCTCTATTCCTGAAAAATTGCGCCGGCTGCCACGGTCCCGGCGGACGAGGCGGGATCGCGCCGGAGATCGGCAATCCCGTCTTCCAGCAGTCTGCGTCGGACGAGTTCATCATCTGGACCATCCGCAACGGCCGGGTCGGCACCGCAATGCCCGCCTTTCAACGGTCTGATGCGCCGGCGCTCAGCGATCAGGACATTGCCGACGTCGTCGCCCACCTGCGCGGACTGTCCGCAATAAAGGAACAGAAAATGGCGCGAAGCGGTCCTTCAACAGCTCCCTCCGGAGGCAGACCATGA
- a CDS encoding cytochrome b N-terminal domain-containing protein, with protein sequence MHNLAALPHTVKDACFRLGKVPESEREESQATFHNLFLHIHSVRVHLRSLSPTLTFGLGLMATSSFVLTVITGVLLMVYYKPSTDLAYQSIKDIHFTVSTGRFIRNIHRWAAQVMVLVVLLHMARVFFTASYKKPREFNWLVGLGLLVFTLALSFTGYLLPWDQLAYWAITIGSNIANSPRELTDAIGITKWLDPGGFQKRLLLGANFVGQDALIRFYVLHVFVLPVALVGLLGVHFWRIRKDGGLAKPEDPMGGLAEWGGERRPVFQPLATKTYGLMALVKGKRPTVNRGPENTVMSWPHLFWAELSVFMVTVATTLVLAFYSDAPLKELANPAIPENPAKAPWYFLGIQELVSYSAFTGGLLIPLVVVLGLGLIPFLDRRPGGEGEWFGTPREKPVFWQSVLFSVAVTVGMVAFTVNFGWLRNWFPSIHQLWIIAINPGSLLVLIFAAWSLWVLRRRDSVRLAAVALFTCFLVGFTLLTYFATVHRGPNWHFYWWPTQWPLH encoded by the coding sequence GTGCACAACCTGGCAGCGCTCCCCCATACGGTCAAGGACGCCTGCTTCCGACTCGGGAAAGTGCCGGAGTCGGAGCGAGAAGAGTCGCAGGCGACCTTCCATAACCTCTTCCTGCACATCCACAGCGTGCGGGTGCATCTGCGTTCGCTGAGCCCGACGCTCACCTTCGGGCTGGGACTGATGGCGACGTCGAGCTTCGTGCTCACCGTCATCACCGGCGTTCTCCTGATGGTCTACTACAAGCCTTCGACCGATCTGGCGTACCAATCCATCAAGGACATTCACTTCACGGTCTCTACCGGCCGGTTCATCCGCAATATTCATCGCTGGGCCGCGCAGGTGATGGTCCTGGTCGTACTGCTGCACATGGCGCGTGTCTTCTTCACTGCCAGTTACAAGAAGCCGCGCGAGTTCAACTGGCTGGTGGGCCTGGGCCTGCTGGTGTTCACCCTGGCCCTCAGCTTTACCGGATACCTGCTGCCGTGGGACCAACTGGCCTACTGGGCAATCACCATCGGCTCGAACATCGCCAACTCGCCGCGCGAGCTGACGGACGCGATCGGGATCACCAAGTGGCTCGATCCCGGCGGATTCCAGAAACGCCTGTTGCTGGGCGCGAACTTCGTGGGCCAGGATGCGCTGATCCGCTTCTATGTTCTACATGTCTTCGTTCTGCCGGTGGCACTGGTCGGATTGTTAGGCGTGCACTTCTGGCGCATCCGCAAGGATGGAGGTCTGGCAAAGCCGGAAGATCCCATGGGTGGCCTCGCCGAATGGGGCGGTGAGCGCCGTCCAGTATTCCAGCCGTTAGCCACCAAGACGTATGGTCTGATGGCGCTGGTCAAAGGTAAGCGGCCGACCGTCAACCGCGGACCCGAAAACACGGTCATGAGCTGGCCGCATCTGTTCTGGGCGGAACTGTCGGTCTTCATGGTGACCGTGGCCACCACGCTGGTGCTGGCCTTCTATTCCGACGCGCCGCTCAAAGAGCTTGCCAACCCCGCGATCCCGGAGAATCCGGCGAAAGCTCCCTGGTATTTCCTTGGCATCCAGGAACTCGTTTCCTATTCCGCATTCACCGGGGGACTGCTGATCCCGCTTGTGGTGGTGCTGGGGCTCGGACTCATTCCCTTCCTCGACCGCCGTCCCGGAGGCGAGGGCGAATGGTTCGGCACACCGCGGGAGAAGCCGGTGTTCTGGCAATCCGTGTTGTTCAGTGTCGCAGTGACCGTGGGGATGGTCGCCTTCACCGTCAATTTCGGCTGGCTGCGCAACTGGTTCCCCAGCATCCACCAGCTCTGGATCATCGCCATCAATCCGGGCTCGCTCCTGGTCCTGATCTTTGCGGCTTGGTCGTTGTGGGTCCTTCGGCGCAGGGATTCGGTCCGGCTGGCAGCCGTAGCGCTGTTCACCTGTTTCCTGGTCGGCTTCACGCTGCTGACCTACTTCGCAACCGTTCACCGCGGGCCGAACTGGCACTTCTACTGGTGGCCCACGCAGTGGCCGCTGCACTAG
- a CDS encoding ubiquinol-cytochrome c reductase iron-sulfur subunit, producing the protein MSRLDPPRVSRRSFLTFASIGSFFAALGTAAAGILRLPNPAVLPGPVRRFKVGPPEQFASGSETAFPEEGLVMFHDSGGFYAISTTCTHLGCAVGRSKDGFACPCHGSRFDANGDVVGGPAPRPLAWLEVSRAADGQLVVNADSEIPAGTRYRV; encoded by the coding sequence ATGTCCCGTCTAGATCCGCCGCGCGTAAGCCGGCGCAGCTTCCTGACATTCGCTTCGATCGGCAGCTTCTTTGCCGCACTGGGCACGGCAGCCGCCGGGATACTGCGGTTGCCGAATCCAGCGGTACTGCCAGGTCCAGTGCGCCGATTCAAGGTGGGACCACCGGAGCAGTTTGCCTCGGGCAGCGAGACCGCTTTCCCGGAAGAGGGTCTGGTGATGTTCCATGATTCGGGCGGTTTTTACGCGATCTCCACGACCTGCACCCACCTGGGCTGTGCGGTGGGGCGTTCGAAGGATGGATTCGCGTGCCCGTGTCACGGTTCGCGCTTCGATGCGAACGGCGATGTAGTGGGCGGACCCGCGCCCCGCCCCTTGGCCTGGCTCGAGGTCAGCCGGGCAGCGGACGGACAGTTAGTGGTGAACGCCGACAGTGAGATCCCGGCGGGCACCCGGTACCGCGTGTAG
- a CDS encoding FAD-dependent oxidoreductase, producing the protein MGATQYQVRVAGNEYWREQIKCQYACPVHTDARGYVRAIAAGDYERAYLIARGPNPLASLCGRICGAPCEAACRRGSIDQPISIRALKRIVCEKFGSEARSDPGRELPPYLRSNAEGRQCDDADELSHLLEFLTNAEFPKPAGERIAIIGSGPAGLAAGHDLALMGFRPTIFEMDPQPAGMLYTGVPGYRLPRSLIRAEVAVIQSLGVEIRCSTQVGKDITFADLRRDYSAVIIACGAKRSRALPIPNAEAIGVMGGVDFLRDVSLGKQVELGQRVIVIGGGNVAYDVARTVLRQEEYDVSRTAARMAGVREVQLACLESLEEMPADTVEILEGQEEGIARHNGWGPKEVLVREVNGQKFVRGVRFVRCTQVYDENKRFSPKFDESVMTEIEGDTVLLSVGQSADLSFLDPATDGIEMRSPQQIVNDPATGATSANGVFVAGDIAYGPRLMIHAIASGKQAARSVYRYLRGKEIAPDEVQFHIPIESYHREKHYERRTRLHIPTLPPEERLKRPDALVEIGYDEPQAGAEAGRCLDCGINTIFDGERCILCGGCVDVCPTVCLKLVSSDRIAPSPEIETAIRELGLDPTDLSAILKDEDRCIRCGLCAERCPTKAITMEQFSFSKEWKPCPV; encoded by the coding sequence ATGGGCGCTACTCAGTACCAAGTCCGGGTGGCAGGGAACGAGTACTGGCGCGAACAGATCAAGTGCCAGTACGCGTGCCCGGTACATACGGACGCCCGAGGGTACGTCCGGGCGATCGCCGCAGGAGATTACGAGCGCGCGTACCTGATCGCCCGCGGTCCCAACCCGCTCGCCTCGCTTTGCGGCCGCATCTGTGGCGCTCCGTGCGAGGCCGCGTGCCGGCGCGGCAGCATCGACCAGCCCATCTCCATACGCGCTCTGAAGCGCATCGTGTGTGAAAAGTTCGGCAGCGAGGCGCGGAGTGATCCGGGCCGCGAGCTTCCTCCCTACCTGAGAAGCAATGCCGAGGGCCGGCAATGCGACGACGCCGACGAACTCAGCCACCTTCTGGAATTCCTGACGAACGCGGAGTTTCCCAAACCTGCGGGAGAACGCATCGCGATCATCGGGTCGGGACCGGCCGGACTGGCCGCAGGGCATGATCTCGCGCTCATGGGATTCCGCCCCACGATCTTCGAGATGGATCCGCAGCCCGCGGGCATGCTGTACACCGGAGTTCCCGGATACCGTCTCCCAAGGAGCCTGATCCGAGCGGAAGTCGCGGTCATCCAGTCGCTCGGAGTCGAGATCCGATGCAGTACGCAAGTCGGCAAGGACATCACATTCGCCGACCTGCGCCGCGACTACTCGGCGGTGATCATCGCGTGCGGTGCGAAGCGGTCGCGGGCGCTGCCCATCCCCAACGCCGAAGCGATCGGCGTCATGGGCGGCGTGGACTTCCTGCGCGACGTATCGCTTGGCAAGCAGGTCGAACTCGGCCAGCGCGTCATCGTGATCGGCGGCGGCAACGTTGCATACGACGTTGCCCGGACTGTGTTGCGGCAAGAGGAGTACGACGTCTCGCGAACCGCCGCCCGCATGGCGGGGGTCCGGGAGGTGCAGCTGGCCTGCCTGGAATCGCTGGAGGAAATGCCCGCCGACACGGTGGAGATCCTCGAAGGCCAGGAAGAAGGGATCGCGCGTCACAACGGTTGGGGCCCGAAGGAAGTCCTGGTGCGCGAGGTCAACGGGCAGAAGTTCGTGCGCGGCGTCCGCTTCGTGCGCTGCACCCAGGTGTACGACGAGAACAAGCGCTTCTCTCCCAAGTTCGACGAATCGGTCATGACCGAAATCGAAGGCGACACCGTCCTGCTGTCGGTGGGTCAATCCGCCGACCTGAGCTTCCTGGACCCCGCGACCGACGGCATCGAGATGCGCTCGCCACAGCAGATCGTGAACGATCCGGCAACGGGAGCGACCTCCGCGAATGGCGTGTTCGTCGCCGGCGATATCGCATACGGCCCGCGCCTGATGATCCACGCTATCGCGAGCGGCAAGCAGGCAGCCCGGTCGGTGTATCGCTACTTGCGCGGGAAGGAGATCGCGCCCGACGAAGTCCAGTTCCACATCCCGATCGAATCGTACCACCGGGAAAAACACTACGAGCGGCGGACGCGCTTGCACATTCCGACGCTCCCCCCGGAAGAGCGCCTCAAACGCCCTGACGCGCTCGTCGAAATCGGATATGACGAGCCACAGGCCGGCGCCGAGGCGGGCCGCTGCCTGGATTGCGGGATCAACACCATCTTCGACGGTGAGCGCTGCATCCTGTGCGGCGGATGCGTCGATGTCTGCCCGACGGTGTGCCTGAAGCTGGTCTCTTCCGATCGCATCGCGCCCTCACCGGAGATAGAGACCGCGATCCGGGAACTGGGGCTCGACCCCACGGACCTCTCGGCCATCCTCAAAGACGAAGACCGGTGCATCCGCTGCGGCCTGTGCGCCGAACGCTGTCCGACCAAGGCAATCACCATGGAGCAATTCAGCTTTTCAAAGGAGTGGAAGCCATGTCCCGTCTAG
- a CDS encoding helix-turn-helix domain-containing protein produces MTLEQWDDEMIREALRRANGNKSQAARMWGLSRNALRYRLSKIGIEDEEKES; encoded by the coding sequence ATGACCCTGGAGCAGTGGGACGACGAGATGATCCGCGAGGCACTGCGGCGGGCCAATGGTAACAAAAGCCAGGCAGCGCGGATGTGGGGTCTGTCGCGCAACGCGCTGCGCTATCGCCTGTCGAAGATCGGCATCGAGGACGAGGAAAAGGAAAGTTAG